In Acinetobacter pittii, one genomic interval encodes:
- the aciT gene encoding ciprofloxacin tolerance protein AciT — translation MVTANFAAIAGFSLIAVALVAVFFSPYRRWLGFMLAGMFFWGLLEVVRFGVQVTFEMPVTYSYLTALSLAMVMVTFILLREDKQAQKALANRQYIEHTPVYEDDQQQCSSR, via the coding sequence ATGGTAACAGCGAATTTTGCCGCTATCGCCGGATTCAGCTTAATTGCTGTCGCGCTTGTTGCTGTTTTCTTTTCTCCTTACCGTCGTTGGCTTGGTTTTATGCTTGCAGGGATGTTCTTTTGGGGGCTATTGGAAGTGGTCCGTTTTGGAGTTCAAGTCACTTTTGAGATGCCAGTCACATATAGTTATTTAACTGCACTAAGTCTAGCGATGGTAATGGTTACATTTATTTTGTTACGTGAGGATAAACAAGCACAAAAGGCTTTGGCAAATCGCCAATATATAGAACACACGCCAGTATATGAAGATGATCAGCAGCAATGTTCTAGCCGATAA
- a CDS encoding alpha/beta fold hydrolase encodes MIRKSNSFLKILFSSACLVSGSAMAAPITDLGKQIVSEKPGSILSIEQQKVTDLFPHADQRLLVNYRSRGIQNEPIVASAFILLPKGTPPKNGWPILAWAHGTTGVADTCAPSGDYVGGPVHTYQEVASKALDGWLARGYAVVAPDYQGLGTLGAHPYMNAKSQLHTVVDAVRALHVLKPKDFNKQWLVMGHSQGGAAAITVAAYGQKDAPELDLKGAIALAPGGYQYEGIAEYVLSHPNPEPSVAAFFPIVLLGAQAAEPSIVPENLVSPEMNTVLTQARSRCLSELQSDLKKSPSSIFRPDADLKPLLAYLKQQSIENMVPTVPLMIVQGSKDHLVDPRGTSAYYQQLCKLKKPTIYQTIDGGDHRDALRQSNTFATSFLNVIEKNQSKSYCSNFK; translated from the coding sequence TTGATTAGAAAAAGTAATTCTTTTTTAAAAATTTTATTTAGCAGTGCTTGTTTGGTGTCAGGTTCTGCTATGGCTGCTCCAATTACAGATTTGGGTAAGCAAATTGTGAGCGAAAAACCGGGTTCAATACTCTCTATAGAACAACAAAAAGTGACGGATTTATTTCCTCATGCCGATCAACGTTTGTTAGTCAATTATCGTAGTCGAGGTATTCAGAACGAACCCATCGTGGCATCGGCTTTTATTTTATTACCGAAAGGAACACCACCAAAAAATGGCTGGCCGATACTTGCTTGGGCACATGGCACGACAGGAGTTGCTGATACCTGTGCACCTTCGGGTGATTATGTTGGTGGACCAGTTCATACATATCAAGAAGTTGCTTCTAAAGCTTTAGATGGTTGGTTGGCACGTGGCTATGCAGTTGTCGCACCTGACTATCAAGGCTTAGGTACTTTAGGTGCACATCCTTATATGAATGCAAAGAGCCAGCTACATACGGTGGTCGATGCTGTGCGGGCATTACATGTGCTTAAGCCTAAAGATTTTAATAAACAGTGGTTGGTAATGGGGCATAGTCAGGGTGGAGCTGCGGCAATTACAGTGGCGGCTTATGGTCAGAAAGATGCTCCCGAATTAGATTTAAAAGGAGCGATTGCACTTGCTCCGGGTGGTTATCAATATGAAGGCATTGCAGAATATGTGTTGAGTCACCCAAATCCAGAACCTAGTGTAGCCGCATTTTTCCCAATTGTGTTGTTGGGAGCACAAGCAGCGGAGCCAAGTATTGTTCCTGAAAATTTAGTTAGTCCAGAAATGAACACGGTGCTGACTCAAGCACGTAGTCGCTGTTTATCTGAACTCCAATCTGATTTGAAGAAATCGCCTTCGAGCATATTTCGACCTGATGCAGACTTAAAACCTCTTTTGGCTTATCTAAAACAACAGTCCATTGAAAATATGGTGCCTACTGTACCGTTAATGATTGTTCAAGGTTCTAAAGATCATTTAGTCGACCCTAGAGGGACATCAGCTTATTACCAACAGTTATGTAAATTAAAAAAACCAACTATCTATCAAACAATTGATGGCGGAGATCATCGCGATGCATTGCGCCAGAGCAATACGTTTGCCACTAGTTTTTTAAACGTAATTGAGAAAAATCAGAGCAAATCGTATTGCTCTAATTTTAAGTAA
- the asd gene encoding archaetidylserine decarboxylase (Phosphatidylserine decarboxylase is synthesized as a single chain precursor. Generation of the pyruvoyl active site from a Ser is coupled to cleavage of a Gly-Ser bond between the larger (beta) and smaller (alpha chains). It is an integral membrane protein.): MSFTSRLKKELFIKAQNLVPQHQLSRVIGKVAASENPVVKAAVIHAFKTKYGIDLSIAEQGNALKYKSFNDFFTRALKEGVRLVDENADSIVSPADGAISQIGKITAGEVFQAKGQSFSVEKLIGDPQLAQPFQDGEFATVYLSPRDYHRVHMPFAGTLTETLYVPGELFSVNQVTAENVPGLFARNERMVCLFDTELGRMAVVLVGAMIVAGIETVATGKVKPSGRIELQHHQLKLEKGAELGRFYLGSTAVILFEKDKIEWEQRFKAESVVVMGERMGHTV; this comes from the coding sequence GTGAGTTTCACATCTCGATTAAAAAAAGAATTATTTATTAAGGCACAAAATCTTGTACCACAGCATCAATTGAGCCGTGTGATAGGTAAAGTGGCGGCGAGTGAAAATCCAGTTGTGAAAGCCGCTGTTATTCATGCATTTAAAACCAAATATGGGATTGATTTATCAATCGCTGAACAAGGCAATGCATTGAAATATAAATCTTTTAATGACTTTTTTACCCGTGCATTAAAAGAAGGTGTACGTCTAGTTGATGAAAATGCAGATAGCATCGTGTCTCCAGCAGATGGTGCGATTTCCCAAATTGGTAAAATCACTGCGGGTGAAGTATTTCAAGCCAAAGGCCAAAGCTTTTCTGTAGAGAAACTCATTGGTGATCCACAGCTTGCTCAGCCATTCCAAGACGGTGAGTTCGCTACAGTTTATTTGTCACCGCGTGATTATCATCGTGTGCATATGCCTTTTGCAGGGACATTAACAGAAACGTTATATGTACCCGGCGAGCTATTTTCGGTAAATCAAGTCACTGCGGAAAATGTACCGGGTTTATTTGCTCGTAATGAACGTATGGTGTGTTTGTTTGATACTGAACTTGGCCGTATGGCGGTTGTTTTAGTGGGTGCAATGATTGTTGCTGGTATTGAAACTGTGGCAACAGGTAAAGTGAAACCTTCAGGTCGTATCGAATTACAGCATCATCAGTTAAAGCTAGAAAAAGGTGCTGAGCTTGGACGTTTTTATTTAGGTTCTACCGCAGTTATATTATTTGAAAAAGATAAGATCGAATGGGAACAACGTTTTAAAGCTGAGTCTGTGGTTGTAATGGGCGAGCGCATGGGTCATACAGTTTAA
- the pncB gene encoding nicotinate phosphoribosyltransferase produces MSPIIHSLLDTDLYKFTMLQVVLHKFPQTHSVYHFRCRNLEDTVYPLVDILDDLNEQLDHLCNLKYKEDELQYLRKLRFIKSDFVDYLELFQLKRRFIQASIDAEGRLDIHIEGPMVQAMMFEIFVLAIVNELYFSRIKTDQVWAEGERRLQAKLELIQQYEKSQHPNDPPFLVSDFGTRRRYSFAWQKHVVAAFHKTVPNVFRGTSNVLLAKELNITPIGTMAHEFLQAFQALDVRLRDFQKAALETWVQEYRGDLGIALTDVVGMDAFLRDFDLYFAKLFDGLRHDSGDPYEWGDKAYAHYRKLKIDTKTKMLTFSDGLNLPKAWELHQYFKDRFQVSFGIGTNLTNDMGQKPLNIVLKLVECNGQSVAKISDSPGKTMTDNDTFLAYLRQVFEIEELEEVV; encoded by the coding sequence ATGTCTCCAATTATCCATTCTTTACTAGATACAGACTTGTACAAATTTACGATGCTACAAGTGGTTTTGCATAAATTCCCGCAAACACATAGTGTCTATCATTTTCGTTGCAGAAACTTAGAAGATACAGTTTATCCGTTAGTGGATATTTTGGATGACTTAAACGAGCAACTCGACCATTTATGTAATCTCAAATATAAAGAAGACGAGCTACAATATTTACGAAAATTACGATTTATTAAAAGTGACTTTGTCGATTATTTAGAATTATTCCAACTCAAACGACGTTTTATTCAGGCAAGTATTGACGCGGAAGGCCGACTAGATATTCATATTGAAGGACCAATGGTCCAAGCTATGATGTTCGAGATTTTCGTTCTGGCTATTGTAAACGAATTATATTTTAGCCGTATCAAAACAGATCAAGTTTGGGCTGAAGGCGAACGCCGTTTACAAGCAAAACTCGAATTGATTCAGCAATATGAAAAGTCTCAACATCCGAATGACCCACCGTTTTTAGTTTCTGATTTTGGTACGCGTCGTCGTTATAGCTTTGCATGGCAAAAACATGTCGTAGCAGCTTTTCATAAAACTGTACCAAATGTGTTCCGTGGTACAAGTAATGTATTACTGGCTAAAGAGCTTAACATTACACCAATTGGAACCATGGCTCATGAATTCCTACAAGCGTTTCAGGCGCTTGATGTCCGCTTACGTGATTTCCAAAAAGCTGCTTTAGAAACATGGGTGCAAGAGTATCGTGGAGATTTAGGAATTGCCCTAACTGATGTGGTGGGGATGGACGCCTTCTTACGTGATTTTGACCTGTATTTTGCCAAACTATTTGATGGTTTGCGTCATGACAGTGGTGACCCGTATGAATGGGGTGATAAGGCTTATGCGCACTACCGTAAATTAAAAATTGATACCAAAACCAAAATGCTGACCTTTAGTGATGGTCTTAATTTGCCAAAGGCATGGGAGTTGCATCAATACTTTAAAGATCGTTTTCAGGTGAGTTTTGGTATTGGAACTAACCTAACCAATGATATGGGCCAAAAGCCGCTCAATATTGTGTTGAAACTTGTTGAATGTAATGGTCAGTCTGTTGCGAAAATCTCTGACAGTCCAGGTAAGACCATGACTGATAATGATACGTTCTTGGCCTATTTACGTCAGGTTTTTGAAATCGAAGAACTTGAAGAAGTGGTTTAA
- the rhdA gene encoding sulfurtransferase, whose translation MILPDFKLGLLIEAEELVPYLGNEFIRVVDLSRASVYEQLHVPHAIHLQPKWLVAQHEEATGVLPDEAGLQALIEKLNISPNHHVVVYDDEGGAWAGRLIWNLHCLGFTRTSLINGGIHAWLGAGLPTTAEVEKVSPVADLIQIDLSHAAQFRVNYEELRKQVEQENVQLWDCRTSDEYSGVRLAARRGGHIPNALHFEWSTALNRENHLKLHPLERTRQRLEQLGFDLHQPVVVYCQSHHRSGLAYILARLLGWEAKAYDGAWSEWGNRLDSPIITGESPS comes from the coding sequence ATGATACTCCCTGATTTTAAACTCGGTTTATTAATAGAAGCAGAAGAGTTAGTGCCTTATTTAGGCAATGAATTTATTCGCGTTGTAGATTTGAGCCGTGCATCGGTTTATGAACAACTTCATGTTCCACATGCCATTCACTTACAACCAAAATGGTTGGTAGCTCAACATGAAGAAGCTACTGGTGTTTTGCCGGATGAAGCGGGCTTACAAGCACTGATTGAAAAATTGAATATTTCACCTAATCATCATGTTGTGGTCTATGACGATGAAGGCGGAGCATGGGCTGGGCGTTTAATCTGGAATTTGCATTGCTTAGGATTCACCCGTACCAGTTTAATTAATGGCGGTATCCATGCATGGTTAGGAGCAGGGCTACCAACCACAGCAGAAGTCGAAAAAGTTTCTCCTGTTGCAGACTTAATTCAGATTGATTTATCGCATGCTGCTCAGTTCCGAGTGAACTATGAAGAGCTGCGCAAACAAGTTGAGCAAGAAAATGTGCAATTGTGGGATTGCCGCACGAGTGATGAATATAGTGGTGTCCGTTTAGCAGCGCGACGCGGCGGTCACATTCCAAATGCTCTCCATTTTGAATGGAGTACTGCACTTAATCGTGAAAATCATCTAAAATTGCATCCGCTTGAACGCACGCGGCAGCGCCTTGAACAACTGGGGTTTGATTTACATCAACCTGTAGTTGTGTACTGCCAGTCACATCACCGTTCCGGTTTGGCCTATATTCTGGCTAGACTCTTGGGCTGGGAAGCAAAAGCCTATGATGGTGCGTGGAGTGAATGGGGCAATCGCCTCGATAGTCCTATTATTACTGGAGAATCACCGTCGTGA
- the phoR gene encoding phosphate regulon sensor histidine kinase PhoR yields MYEPYPVPEQVREQKLSRYSSLWTFAKQDLRLLLFFLIIAGLVGLGVGYFWSCIFIAFVVFFTLQLRSLYLVNDWIANKPYDVPPNLNGIWGALLFNVYRAQRQERIVQAEMVGLIDRAQSSLVALAEAVVLIDDQHQIEWWNPAAERLLGISPLDRGRNLLTILRQPTFIEYFNNIDQAPDGIKLHSNFDDDRYVQVKLTRFGGESRLLVAYDVTRMHNLEQMRKDFVDNISHELRTPLTVLSGYIETFTDQEDISPRWKRAFDQMQSQTKRMNALVNDLLLLSNLENNKKIAKNQIIEMPSLMNQLFDDAQAYNADYGHTLNLHIDSHCDLIGSDMEIASAFSNLITNAIKYTPKGGTITIGWHDDGEHAYFSVQDTGIGINPKHLPRLTERFYRVDSDRSRQTGGTGLGLAIVKHVLMQHGAYLDVQSKENEGSTFTAVFPKERLYNMT; encoded by the coding sequence ATGTATGAACCCTACCCCGTCCCTGAACAGGTACGTGAACAAAAGCTTTCTCGCTACAGTAGTTTATGGACGTTTGCCAAACAAGATTTACGGCTTTTATTATTTTTTCTAATCATTGCCGGTTTAGTCGGTTTAGGCGTCGGGTATTTCTGGAGTTGTATTTTTATCGCCTTCGTGGTGTTTTTTACACTCCAGTTGCGTTCTTTATATCTGGTCAATGACTGGATTGCGAATAAACCTTATGACGTTCCTCCAAATCTTAATGGGATTTGGGGGGCATTATTATTTAACGTCTACCGTGCTCAGCGCCAAGAACGAATTGTTCAGGCCGAAATGGTTGGTTTAATTGACCGAGCACAGTCTTCATTAGTTGCGCTTGCTGAAGCGGTTGTACTCATTGATGACCAACATCAAATCGAATGGTGGAACCCTGCAGCTGAACGTTTGTTAGGAATCAGTCCTCTCGACCGTGGTCGTAACTTATTAACGATTTTACGTCAGCCAACCTTTATTGAATATTTTAACAATATTGATCAGGCACCCGACGGGATTAAGCTTCACTCAAATTTTGATGATGACCGCTATGTGCAGGTTAAACTCACAAGATTTGGTGGAGAAAGTCGTTTATTAGTCGCTTACGATGTGACTCGCATGCACAACCTTGAGCAAATGCGTAAAGACTTCGTCGATAATATTTCTCATGAACTTCGTACCCCGCTAACCGTACTCAGTGGTTACATCGAAACGTTTACCGATCAGGAAGATATTAGTCCACGCTGGAAACGTGCGTTTGATCAGATGCAGTCTCAAACTAAGCGTATGAATGCTTTGGTGAATGATTTACTGCTGTTATCAAATTTAGAAAATAATAAGAAAATTGCGAAAAATCAGATTATTGAAATGCCGAGCTTAATGAATCAACTCTTTGATGATGCTCAGGCCTACAATGCCGATTATGGACATACGCTCAATTTACATATTGATAGCCACTGTGACTTGATTGGTTCTGACATGGAAATTGCCAGTGCATTTAGTAATTTAATTACCAATGCCATCAAGTACACACCAAAAGGTGGAACGATTACGATTGGCTGGCACGACGATGGCGAACATGCTTACTTTAGTGTACAAGACACAGGTATTGGTATTAACCCTAAGCATTTGCCACGACTAACTGAACGCTTCTATCGAGTTGACAGTGACCGTAGTCGCCAAACAGGTGGTACAGGTTTAGGTCTTGCGATTGTAAAACACGTGCTGATGCAACACGGCGCGTATTTAGATGTGCAGTCTAAAGAAAACGAAGGATCAACATTTACCGCAGTTTTTCCAAAAGAAAGACTATATAACATGACTTAA
- the serB gene encoding phosphoserine phosphatase SerB → MREIILISFLGPDQPNQFTRLMQVLSVHSLQILDVGQAVIHNQLTLGIVVASDNETATALAMKEILILAHDIGLTVRFKPITGAEYDQWVSEGGRTRYIVTALAPELTAAHLQAVTQIVSSQGFNIETVTRLSGRVDFEKDSAFPRRACVQFGLSSGPTLDAQAMRAACLLLSSELNIDVAVQEDNAYRRNRRLVCFDMDSTLIEQEVIDELAIEAGVGAQVAEITERAMQGELDFQQSFRARVALLKGLDAAVLPKIAERLTITEGAERLISTLKALGYKTAILSGGFQYFAEYLQGKLGIDEVHANILDVQDGFVTGEVKGAIVDGARKAELLRELANKMGISLEQAMAVGDGANDLPMLAIAGLGVAYRAKPLVRQNANQAISSVGLDGVLYLLGMHDKDLNRA, encoded by the coding sequence ATGCGAGAAATCATTCTTATATCCTTTTTAGGACCAGACCAACCAAACCAGTTTACCCGATTAATGCAAGTACTATCCGTACATTCATTGCAAATACTGGATGTAGGTCAGGCTGTTATTCATAATCAACTTACATTAGGCATTGTGGTCGCTTCTGATAATGAAACTGCGACCGCATTGGCAATGAAAGAGATTCTGATTTTAGCACATGATATTGGCTTAACAGTGCGCTTTAAACCAATCACGGGCGCAGAATACGATCAATGGGTAAGCGAAGGCGGCCGTACTCGTTATATCGTCACGGCTTTAGCCCCAGAACTCACTGCTGCACATTTACAAGCGGTTACACAAATTGTGTCTAGCCAAGGCTTTAACATCGAAACGGTAACGCGTTTATCAGGTCGTGTCGACTTTGAAAAGGATAGCGCATTCCCACGCCGTGCATGTGTACAGTTTGGTTTAAGTAGTGGCCCAACTTTAGATGCACAAGCTATGCGTGCTGCATGTTTACTTCTTTCAAGCGAATTAAATATTGATGTTGCTGTTCAAGAAGACAACGCTTATCGACGCAATCGCCGTTTAGTGTGTTTTGATATGGACTCAACCTTAATTGAGCAAGAAGTGATTGATGAGTTGGCGATTGAAGCAGGGGTAGGCGCTCAAGTTGCTGAAATTACTGAAAGAGCGATGCAAGGTGAGCTTGATTTTCAGCAAAGTTTCCGCGCACGTGTCGCATTATTAAAAGGGCTTGATGCCGCTGTTTTACCTAAAATTGCAGAGCGATTAACCATTACTGAAGGTGCAGAACGCCTGATCTCGACTTTAAAAGCACTTGGGTATAAAACGGCAATTTTATCAGGTGGATTCCAGTATTTTGCTGAATATTTACAAGGCAAACTGGGTATTGATGAAGTTCATGCCAATATCTTAGATGTGCAAGACGGTTTCGTAACAGGTGAAGTGAAAGGTGCGATTGTTGATGGTGCCCGTAAAGCTGAGCTATTACGCGAGCTTGCGAATAAAATGGGTATTTCTCTAGAGCAAGCGATGGCAGTAGGCGATGGCGCAAACGACTTGCCAATGCTTGCTATTGCGGGCCTGGGCGTTGCTTATCGTGCAAAACCATTAGTACGTCAAAATGCAAATCAAGCGATTTCAAGTGTGGGTTTAGATGGTGTACTTTATCTACTCGGTATGCATGACAAAGATTTAAATCGTGCTTAA
- the dtd gene encoding D-aminoacyl-tRNA deacylase, which yields MRALIQRVLEAKVVVDGETTGEIQHGLLVFLGIGRDDTLAIGQKLIDKILKYRIFDDEQGKMGWNVSQANGGILLVSQFTLMAQTQKGLRPDFGPAMPPSDAKALYEQLVEYAHSQFEKVQTGIFAADMKVHLINDGPVTFNLEVEA from the coding sequence ATGCGCGCTTTAATACAACGAGTTCTTGAAGCCAAAGTGGTCGTAGACGGTGAAACTACAGGCGAAATCCAACACGGCCTACTGGTGTTTTTAGGCATTGGCCGAGATGATACTTTGGCTATTGGCCAAAAGCTTATTGATAAGATTTTGAAATATCGAATCTTTGATGATGAGCAAGGCAAAATGGGCTGGAATGTATCTCAAGCAAATGGTGGAATCCTGCTTGTGTCACAATTTACCTTGATGGCACAAACACAAAAGGGATTACGTCCAGATTTTGGTCCAGCAATGCCACCTAGCGACGCAAAAGCTTTATACGAGCAATTGGTTGAATATGCGCATTCTCAATTTGAAAAAGTTCAAACTGGAATATTTGCTGCTGACATGAAAGTACATTTAATAAATGATGGTCCAGTGACATTCAATCTGGAAGTTGAAGCATAA
- a CDS encoding AcfC family putative adhesin: MSKQYKFIPYLICLILGSLPIHSFADIQVYGPGGPAPAMKEAAKQFTKKTGIAVHVTSGPTSQWSDKAKLDADVIYSGSEAMMSDFENAFSEQIIKDSVEPLYLRPAAILVRKGNPKNIKGFKDLTKPGVKVLVTHGAGQVGMWEDIAGRTGNIQLTKSFRKNIVTYAANTGIAKKNWEENSSYDAWLVFNIWGISNPDVGQIIPIEPELVVYRDTGVALTKHSLKDAEAKRFVEFLSSQQGNIIFKKYGWTK; this comes from the coding sequence ATGTCAAAACAATATAAATTTATACCGTACCTGATTTGTCTTATTCTCGGTTCTCTACCTATCCATAGCTTTGCAGACATACAAGTCTATGGTCCTGGTGGCCCAGCCCCAGCAATGAAAGAAGCTGCCAAACAATTCACCAAAAAAACGGGGATAGCAGTCCATGTGACTTCCGGCCCAACTTCTCAATGGTCTGATAAAGCGAAATTAGATGCCGATGTGATCTATAGTGGTTCCGAGGCGATGATGTCTGATTTTGAAAATGCTTTTTCTGAACAAATTATAAAAGACTCGGTGGAACCTTTATATTTACGTCCCGCAGCGATTTTAGTGAGAAAAGGAAATCCTAAAAATATTAAAGGATTTAAGGATCTCACTAAACCCGGTGTTAAAGTTTTAGTTACGCATGGTGCAGGTCAAGTCGGTATGTGGGAGGATATTGCGGGTAGAACCGGAAATATTCAATTAACAAAATCTTTTCGAAAAAATATTGTCACCTACGCTGCCAACACAGGTATTGCCAAGAAAAATTGGGAAGAAAATAGCAGCTACGATGCTTGGCTAGTCTTTAATATTTGGGGAATTAGTAACCCAGACGTAGGGCAAATTATCCCTATCGAGCCAGAGCTAGTTGTCTATCGCGATACAGGTGTAGCATTAACAAAACATAGTTTAAAAGATGCTGAAGCGAAACGTTTTGTAGAGTTCTTATCGTCTCAGCAAGGTAATATTATTTTCAAAAAATATGGTTGGACTAAATAA
- a CDS encoding SCP-2 sterol transfer family protein: MKLSSIPVVKLPLVDVSTDPLDLLVAGLVLRMKQLARTSPKFIELIHDRAFRIQIGTDLGVARQIIINNGHIDTVAGSPEKADFILQFADSEQGVKTLIKGDPTAFMTGMQEGSIKMEGDFSLLVWFNQVAKLIPPKLPKPVKDKVRQARAFIKEKTGR; this comes from the coding sequence ATGAAACTTTCTTCTATACCTGTAGTCAAGTTACCTCTCGTTGATGTCAGTACAGACCCGTTAGATTTATTGGTAGCAGGTTTAGTGCTGCGTATGAAGCAGTTGGCGCGTACTAGCCCTAAGTTTATTGAACTGATTCATGACCGTGCTTTCCGTATTCAGATCGGTACAGATTTAGGTGTTGCTCGCCAAATTATTATTAACAATGGTCACATCGATACAGTCGCTGGCTCACCTGAAAAAGCTGATTTTATTTTGCAATTTGCAGACAGTGAGCAAGGTGTAAAAACTTTGATCAAAGGTGACCCAACAGCATTTATGACGGGGATGCAAGAAGGCAGTATTAAAATGGAAGGTGACTTCAGCCTATTGGTATGGTTTAACCAAGTTGCTAAGCTCATTCCACCTAAGTTACCAAAACCAGTAAAAGATAAAGTACGTCAGGCGCGTGCTTTTATTAAAGAGAAAACTGGTCGCTAA
- the ribE gene encoding 6,7-dimethyl-8-ribityllumazine synthase, translating to MAIRRIEGLLHLASEGRYAILVGRFNSFVVEHLLDGAIDTLKRHGVNEDNITVIHAPGAWELPIVAKKLATSNQFDAIIALGAVIRGSTPHFDFVAGECAKGLGVVALESSLPVINGVLTTDSIEQAIERSGTKAGNKGSEAALTAIEMVNLLKAI from the coding sequence ATGGCAATTCGCCGTATTGAAGGTTTATTACATCTCGCAAGCGAAGGTCGTTATGCGATTTTAGTGGGTCGTTTCAACAGCTTTGTTGTTGAACACTTATTGGATGGTGCAATCGACACATTAAAACGTCATGGTGTAAATGAAGATAACATTACTGTTATTCATGCTCCTGGCGCATGGGAACTCCCGATTGTTGCTAAAAAATTAGCTACATCAAACCAATTTGATGCAATCATCGCACTTGGCGCAGTGATTCGTGGTAGCACACCACACTTTGACTTCGTTGCTGGTGAATGTGCAAAAGGTTTAGGTGTAGTCGCGTTAGAAAGCAGCTTGCCTGTCATCAATGGTGTATTAACTACTGATAGCATCGAGCAAGCCATCGAACGTTCAGGTACAAAAGCAGGAAACAAAGGTAGCGAAGCTGCATTGACTGCTATTGAAATGGTTAATTTATTAAAGGCAATTT
- the ribBA gene encoding bifunctional 3,4-dihydroxy-2-butanone-4-phosphate synthase/GTP cyclohydrolase II: protein MPLSRVEDLVADIRAGKMVILMDDEDRENEGDLVIAATHVRPEDINFMITHARGLVCLTLSRERCKQLNLPLMVDQNGAQHSTNFTLSIEAAEGITTGISAAERAHTIQTAVAAHAKPTDIVQPGHIFPLMAQPGGVLHRAGHTEAGCDLTRLAGLEPASVICEIINEDGTMARRADLEIFAEKHGLKIGTIADLIHYRMTNEQTVERLDQKTIQTEYGSFELYRYREIGNPDIHLALVKGEPKEGVTTVRVHGFSPIRDLLKLNKADGEPAWNLDRALQTIAASDRGVLVWIGQDHLQDLGPALDDLNKPKPVKSNAALSHQYQTIGVGAQILRDLGVEKMKLLSSPLRFNALSGFNLEVVEYVTADQITTK from the coding sequence ATGCCGCTGAGTCGTGTTGAAGATCTTGTCGCCGATATTCGTGCAGGCAAAATGGTTATCTTGATGGATGACGAAGATCGCGAAAATGAAGGTGATCTTGTCATTGCAGCAACGCATGTTCGTCCTGAAGATATTAACTTCATGATTACTCATGCACGTGGTCTAGTTTGTCTAACGTTAAGTCGTGAGCGCTGTAAACAGTTAAACCTTCCTTTGATGGTTGACCAAAACGGTGCCCAACATAGCACTAACTTTACGTTATCAATCGAAGCCGCTGAAGGTATTACAACAGGTATCTCAGCAGCAGAGCGTGCACATACAATTCAAACTGCTGTCGCAGCGCATGCAAAACCAACTGATATCGTACAACCTGGCCATATTTTCCCATTAATGGCACAACCAGGTGGTGTTTTACATCGTGCAGGTCATACCGAAGCAGGTTGTGATTTAACGCGTTTAGCAGGTCTTGAACCGGCTTCTGTCATTTGTGAAATCATTAATGAAGATGGCACAATGGCACGCCGTGCAGATTTAGAAATTTTTGCCGAGAAGCATGGCTTAAAAATTGGTACAATTGCGGACTTGATTCACTACCGCATGACCAATGAGCAAACGGTTGAACGTCTGGATCAAAAGACCATTCAAACAGAATATGGTTCATTTGAACTCTATCGTTATCGTGAGATTGGTAACCCGGACATTCATTTGGCTTTAGTTAAAGGCGAGCCAAAAGAAGGTGTTACAACAGTACGTGTACATGGTTTCAGTCCAATTCGCGATTTACTTAAGCTGAATAAAGCTGATGGTGAACCTGCGTGGAATCTAGACCGTGCACTACAGACGATTGCAGCGAGTGATCGCGGTGTTTTAGTCTGGATCGGACAAGATCATTTGCAAGACTTGGGACCAGCGTTGGATGATTTAAATAAGCCAAAACCGGTGAAATCCAATGCAGCACTTTCACATCAATATCAAACCATTGGTGTAGGTGCTCAAATTTTGCGTGATTTAGGTGTTGAAAAAATGAAGCTTCTTAGCTCACCATTACGTTTCAATGCTTTATCTGGCTTTAATTTAGAAGTAGTGGAATATGTCACTGCTGATCAAATCACAACGAAATAA